In Saccharicrinis fermentans DSM 9555 = JCM 21142, a genomic segment contains:
- a CDS encoding alpha-amylase family protein, whose protein sequence is MNKIVIYQALTRIFGNTNRTCKENGSIEDNGCGKMNDFTSKALQEIKKLGTTHIWYTGIIEHAITTNYSQYNIALDYHEVVKGKAGSPYAIKDYYDVNPDLAVDVNNRILEFEELVNRSHQEMLKVIIDFVPNHLARNYVSDAQPTDSKSFGEGDNINVHFDSNNNFYYLPGEQFNGPVTARSGQYFVEKPAKVTGNDCISAKPGINDWYETVKLNYGIDIFNHGEKHFDPIPDTWHKMLDILLYWSAKKIDGFRCDMAEMVPVEFWNWVIPKVKDKYPHIVFIAEVYNPELYRQYITYGGFDYLYDKVGMYDTLKAIIQGQQRPSAITKTWDVLNGIHQHMLFFLENHDEQRIASPFFAGDAKKAIPAMVVSGAIYSNPLMLYFGQELGVDGMDNEGYSGQDGRTSIFDYWGIQVFQDWVNDGNFDGALLTQETLELRNWYQNFLNIILKHDVIRQGEFYDLMWSNEDNNAFDSSKLYAFLRYYNKKILLIIVNFSDSKFEGRVKIPAHAFFTMGVESQKFFRGFDILSKKNKISFPQEVAITNGAGFKIQAYSGRIYELE, encoded by the coding sequence ATGAATAAGATAGTCATATACCAAGCACTCACTCGAATTTTTGGAAACACAAACCGCACCTGTAAAGAAAATGGAAGCATTGAAGATAATGGCTGTGGCAAGATGAATGATTTTACATCCAAGGCATTACAAGAGATCAAAAAGCTTGGAACCACACATATTTGGTATACTGGTATCATTGAACATGCCATCACCACCAACTATAGCCAATATAACATAGCCCTAGACTACCATGAGGTAGTAAAAGGAAAAGCGGGATCGCCTTACGCCATCAAAGATTACTACGATGTAAATCCGGATCTAGCAGTTGATGTTAATAACCGCATACTGGAATTTGAAGAGTTGGTAAACAGAAGCCATCAGGAAATGCTAAAAGTGATTATTGACTTTGTACCTAATCACCTGGCCCGGAACTATGTGTCTGACGCTCAACCAACAGACAGCAAATCTTTTGGTGAAGGTGACAATATAAACGTTCACTTTGATAGCAACAATAACTTCTATTATCTACCCGGAGAGCAATTTAACGGCCCAGTGACTGCCCGAAGCGGTCAATACTTTGTAGAAAAGCCAGCCAAAGTAACTGGTAATGACTGCATATCTGCCAAACCTGGAATCAACGATTGGTACGAAACGGTAAAACTCAACTATGGAATCGACATTTTTAATCATGGCGAAAAACACTTTGATCCCATACCAGATACCTGGCACAAAATGCTGGATATACTATTGTATTGGTCTGCAAAAAAAATAGATGGCTTTCGATGCGATATGGCAGAGATGGTTCCTGTGGAATTCTGGAACTGGGTCATTCCCAAGGTCAAAGATAAATATCCTCATATAGTTTTCATCGCAGAGGTATACAATCCAGAATTATACCGCCAATACATTACTTATGGTGGCTTTGACTATTTATATGACAAAGTGGGTATGTACGACACACTCAAGGCAATTATTCAAGGACAGCAACGCCCCTCAGCTATCACCAAAACATGGGACGTGCTCAACGGCATACATCAACACATGCTGTTCTTTTTAGAAAACCATGACGAACAACGTATTGCCTCCCCATTCTTTGCCGGAGATGCAAAAAAAGCAATTCCAGCCATGGTCGTCTCCGGAGCTATTTACTCCAACCCACTTATGCTTTATTTTGGACAAGAATTGGGTGTGGATGGTATGGATAATGAGGGATATAGTGGTCAGGACGGAAGAACATCCATATTTGATTACTGGGGGATTCAAGTATTCCAAGATTGGGTGAACGATGGTAATTTTGATGGCGCCCTACTTACGCAAGAGACACTTGAGCTAAGAAACTGGTACCAGAACTTTTTAAATATCATTTTAAAACACGATGTCATCAGACAAGGTGAGTTTTACGATTTAATGTGGTCCAATGAAGATAACAATGCTTTTGACAGCTCTAAACTTTATGCCTTTTTAAGGTATTACAACAAGAAAATACTACTAATTATCGTCAATTTTTCTGACAGCAAATTTGAAGGCAGAGTTAAAATCCCTGCCCATGCTTTTTTTACTATGGGCGTAGAGAGTCAAAAGTTTTTTCGGGGCTTCGATATACTAAGCAAAAAAAACAAAATAAGCTTCCCTCAGGAAGTTGCCATCACCAACGGTGCTGGTTTTAAAATACAAGCCTATTCCGGCAGAATATACGAACTGGAATAA